In Thermodesulfobacteriota bacterium, the genomic window CAGGATCTGGCCCATGCCCCGCTCGCGGAGCCGGGCACAAAGGCGATCATAGTCGGCGGCCTCCCCCAGCTCCGGATTGAGCTGGTGGTGGTCAACGATGTCGTAGCCATGGCCGCTGCCGGGCCGGGCCTTGAAAAGAGGAGAGGCGTAAAGGTCGGTGATGCCCAGGGCGTCGAGATAGGGGACGAGACGGCTGGCGGAGGCAAAGCCGAGATCCCGGTTGAGCTGCAGGCGGTAGGTAGCGCTGGGCAGGCGCAGGCTGGGCGGATGCTGCTCGCTCATGGGGTGTCTCCCCACAGGTGGTGGAGGATGGCGTTGCCATCACTCCTCTTGGTAGACGACCACCCCGAAGGGCGGCAGTTGCACCGCCTGGACAGGGGCATCCACCGGGAGCACGGCTGGCAGGCCGCTGCCCGGGCCACCCCACCGCGGGGCGGTGCTGTCGATGCGCAGCCGCCAGCGACCAGGAGTCATGGACAACGGCAGCTGCTGGGCCTGGCCGGAGAAGCCCAGGACCACCACCAGGGCCTGGCGGTAGGTCAGGACCAGGGCCTGGCGCTCCCGGTCCTCCGCCACCGCCGGCCGGCCGGTCACAAGATCCTGCGCCCGGAGCTGGCGGCGCAGGGCAATGAGAGCATGGTACCAGCCCAGGAGACAGGCGTGGGCGCCCTGGCTCGCCAGCCCCGGACGAAGACGGGCGGCGGCGAAGGTCGCCTCGTCCTGGGGATCCGGCACCTCCTTCCGCCAGCCGGCGGCGGCAAGCTCCTGCCGCCGGCCGGCCCGCACCGCGGCCACCAGCTCCGGATCGCCGTGGCTGACAAAGTAGGGAAACGGGGCCGGCTCGCCGTACTCCTCGCCCATGAAGAGAAGGGGCACAAAGGGCGACAGGAGCACGCAGGCAGCCGCCAGCTTGAGCTGCGGCAGGCCCAGGGAGGCAGCCAGGCGATCCCCTTGCGCCCGGTTGCCGACCTGATCGTGGTTCTGGGCGAAGACCACCAGCCGGCCGGGATCCAGATCCGGTGGCAGCGGTGCGCCGTGGCGGCGGCGGCGGTAGGCGGAGTAGTCGCCCGCCACCACGAAGCCCTGGCGGCAGGCCCGGGCCAGGCTGGACAACCCCGAGAAATCCTGGTAGTAGCCCTGGCGCTCGCCGGTGAGAAGAACATGCAGGGCGTGGTGGAAGTCGTCGTTCCACTGGCCATCGAGGCCGAAGCCGCCGGCCGCGGGCTGGGCCAGGAGGCGGGGATCGTTCTGGTCGCTTTCGGCGATCACCTGCACCTGGCGGCCCAGAGCCTGGGCCTGCCGGTGCACGGCCGCGGTCAACTCGGCCAGGATGTGGCGGGCGCCGCAGTCGACAATGCCGTGCACCGCATCCAGCCGCAGCCCGTCGAGGTGGTACTCGGTGATCCAGTACAGGGCGTTGGCGATGACAAAATGGCGCACCTCGTCGCTCCACGGGCCGTCGAAGTTGATGGCCTGGCCCCAGGGGGTGCGGTAACGGTCGGTGGTGTAGTAGCCGAAGCAGCCGGAGTAGTTGCCCTCCGGCCCCAGGTGGTTGTAGACCACGTCGAGGAGCACCGCCAGACCCCGCTGGTGGCAGGCGTCCACCAGGGCCTTCAGGCCGTCCGGCCCGCCGTAGCTGTTCTGGACCGCAAAGGGGAAGGCGCCGTCGTAGCCCCAGTTGCGGTGCCCTGGAAACTGGGCCACCGGCATGATCTCCACGGCGGTCACCCCGAGGGCCACGAGATGATCGAGGCGTGCAGCCACGCCGGCAAAGGTGCCGGCCAGGCTGCAGGTGCCGACGTGAACCTCGTAGAGGAGGTAGTCAGCGAGGGCCAGGCCTGTCCAGGCCGCATCCTGCCAGGGATAGGCGGCAGGAGCAACCATCGCCGACGGTCCGTGCACCCCGTCCGGCTGCCAGCGGGAGGCGGGGTCCGGCCGCCGGCTGCCATCCGGCAGCTGGTACCAGTAGCGGCTGCCGGCAGGCACCTCCGGGATCCGGGCCGAAAAGTAGCCCCGCTCCTCCGGGGTCATGGCCACCAGCCGCTCACCCGGGCCACCGGCAACCACCACCGCCAAGGTCTCCACCCTGGGCGCCCAGATCCGGAAACAGCAGCTGCCATCGGCCAGGGCGGTCGCGCCGAGATCGAGCTGCCAGGGCTCGTTCCGGGGGAGGGGCGGCGTGGTCATGGGTGTTCCTTTTGTCCTGCCGGCAAGGTCGCGGGCGCCGTCCGGGCAGCCACGGGGGCTGCCCCTACGACAATCGCCGGCTGCCGGGGCGGCGGCGCCGGGGGCCGAAGCCCGTGTCTACGATAGCAGGAGCGCCCCGACCTCTGGCAAGGACAAATCCGGCGGGGCGGCAGGGCAACGGGGCGTGGGCCGCCTATGGGGCAGGCAAGGGACCGGGCGGGGGGACGGCACCGGCCTGGGCCGGGCCCAAGGCCGGGTGGCCGGCGGTGGCGTGCTGGATGATCTGGCGGACGATCTCCTGGAGCAGGCCGAAATCGTCAGTCTTGGAGAAGTACAGGCAATGGCCGGGCGGGCAGAGGTCGATGACCCGGTGGTCGGAGACGGAGGTGGAAAGGACGACCACGGGCAGGTCCCTGAGATCGGGGTCCGCCATCATGGCCGCCAGCACCTCCCGGCCGTTCATGACCGGCAGGTTGAGATCCAGGACCACCACGTCCGGCCGG contains:
- a CDS encoding response regulator — encoded protein: MSPAAPCTILLVEDNPADVTFFEEALADCQIPARLQVVEHGLKALQVLRRQGAFAAALRPDVVVLDLNLPVMNGREVLAAMMADPDLRDLPVVVLSTSVSDHRVIDLCPPGHCLYFSKTDDFGLLQEIVRQIIQHATAGHPALGPAQAGAVPPPGPLPAP
- the treZ gene encoding malto-oligosyltrehalose trehalohydrolase, which codes for MTTPPLPRNEPWQLDLGATALADGSCCFRIWAPRVETLAVVVAGGPGERLVAMTPEERGYFSARIPEVPAGSRYWYQLPDGSRRPDPASRWQPDGVHGPSAMVAPAAYPWQDAAWTGLALADYLLYEVHVGTCSLAGTFAGVAARLDHLVALGVTAVEIMPVAQFPGHRNWGYDGAFPFAVQNSYGGPDGLKALVDACHQRGLAVLLDVVYNHLGPEGNYSGCFGYYTTDRYRTPWGQAINFDGPWSDEVRHFVIANALYWITEYHLDGLRLDAVHGIVDCGARHILAELTAAVHRQAQALGRQVQVIAESDQNDPRLLAQPAAGGFGLDGQWNDDFHHALHVLLTGERQGYYQDFSGLSSLARACRQGFVVAGDYSAYRRRRHGAPLPPDLDPGRLVVFAQNHDQVGNRAQGDRLAASLGLPQLKLAAACVLLSPFVPLLFMGEEYGEPAPFPYFVSHGDPELVAAVRAGRRQELAAAGWRKEVPDPQDEATFAAARLRPGLASQGAHACLLGWYHALIALRRQLRAQDLVTGRPAVAEDRERQALVLTYRQALVVVLGFSGQAQQLPLSMTPGRWRLRIDSTAPRWGGPGSGLPAVLPVDAPVQAVQLPPFGVVVYQEE